One Zingiber officinale cultivar Zhangliang chromosome 10B, Zo_v1.1, whole genome shotgun sequence genomic window, caattgtctaaccgtttagctacttgctgattgcctagagggcaacaatgttcacttggttagtcaagtcaagtcaattgatccagttagattgtactaaggctggaagacttgatttgattactgttaattatgtatttaacgcccagactcatattgatgcacagaaataagcattcttgagtccaggctgtaccctatgcatctcacattgttctatgttttacaaacacaatcaaggtaaacctaggtgtttgtgagatgatctggctgagtcctgggggaacatgatttctagggtcaAATTCTAGACTAAATCTAACTTTCGAAAGTCTAGCAAAGTGGGGATTTTggaaaatcagttttgcctagaagttataaaaaaataagtaagaatataaagttatagtatctattctacccaacacatacctatttgtcttctaagtgagctgaactcaagttcaggtaaaggttttgtgaaaatgtcagctaggtttgattttgactcaacatagttgagtataatatgacccttagctacatgatcccttacaaaatgatgcttcacctctatatgtttagtccttgagtgatgaattgagttttttgttagatttattgaacttatattatcaattgaaatttttgttttattatattctagttgatagtctttaagagtgtgcatcatccatagcaattgagatgcgcattcacctaaggctatatattcagcttcagtggtagataaagcaacacaatgttgctttatacttgaccaacttacaagacattgccctagaaattgataactgccacttgtgctttttctatctaacttgcatccagcgtagTCTGAGttagaatagccaagaaggtcaagggtgcaagttctagggtaccagagtcctatatttagagtacctttaatgtacctaagtattcttttaacataggttaagtgtgactcttttgcacaggattggtatcttgcgcacatacctacagcaaacaatatatcaggtcggcttgcagttaggtacagtaaattacctattacacttctataatattttgggtctactggttttcctactgggtcagagtcaatgttgatgttggttgccattggagtatttattatttttgaattttccatgcagaattttttaattaattccttagcatatttagtttgataaatgtaaattccatctttagtttgttttatttgtaagcctaagaaaaaattaagttcaccaaccatactcatttcaaattcattttccattaatctaacaaattcttttagaaatttagagttagtggatccaaaaattatattatcaacatagatttgggctatgaagatgtctttttctacagtttttacaaatagagttggatctatttgaccttggttgaagcctttggatattaagtgattggataaccgttcataccatgccctaggggcttgtttaagtccatacaaggccttttttaacttaaatacatgattaggattatttaagtcttcaaatcctgggggttggcttacatagacctcttctttgatgaaaccatttaaaaagactgacttaacatccatttggtataatttaaaccctttatttgccgCATAAGCTAatagcattcgaatggattcgagtctagctaccggtgcataggtttcatcatagtctaatccttcaacttgactaaaccctttgactactagtctggctttgtttcttatgatatcaccctgatcatccaacttatttctaaaaacctaTTTGGTGTCTATtgttgatttatctatgggtttaggtacaaggtcccagacttggtttctctcaaattgggctaattcctcctgcatagctatgatccagtccgggtcaggtagtgcttcttctattgttttaggttcgatttaagaaattagggcaatctgactatggattctataggaagatctagttctaactcctaggtttggatcacccaaaatttggtcaggtgggtgagaagtactggccctagttggtcttataattgggtcaggggctggttcctcgggtttattaagatttggttgaatttcatcatcttctatatttcttggatcaacattctcatttatatttggtaaattattttcttcatcaaatattatattagttgtttcttcaacttttagggtgttttgattgtagactctataggctctactatttgaggagtatcctaaaaatattcctgagTTAGATTTggatgtgaattttcctaaataatctttagtgtttaaaatgtgaactttacacccaaatatttttaaataatttaagttaggaattttatgataatatagttcataaggggttttcttgtgaaatttgttgattaaaattctgttttgaatatgatttgcagtatttattgcttcaatccaaaattggtgatttaaattatattcatttaacatagttctagcggcttcttgtagtgttctatttttacgttccactagaccattttgctgaggggttctaggacatgaaaattcatgtaggtatccatttattttataaaattgagtaaatctatgattttcaaattctcccccgtgatcacttcttattcttttaattttagtatctttttcattttctattaatttgcaaaaattactaaatatttcataggtttcatcttttgtttttaggaatcttacccatgtaaacctagagtagtcatcaattattactaagcaatactggttcttgcttagtgacttggctccatgtgaatcaaataggtcaaggtgaaggagctcaagtaatgagttggttctttctagatttgttgatttgtgtgttgacttaatttattttccttgttgacaagcattacagattgagttttcaatgaattttagtttaggcaaacctctaactagaccattatgactcatttttgaaatgagtctagtgtgagtatgacccagtcttctgtgccacaagtcagtttcctcttcctgtgttataaaatactttattgaggatgtgggtagattaattgaatacatattgtttttcctaagtcccttaagtgtgatttcaggattttcaatatttttgactaaacacctagctttgtcaaaagtgactaagtatccgctatcacacaattggcttatacttagtaagttgaaattgaaattttcaactaacaaaacttttctaataataaaatcggagctgagtttgatattacctcttccgattaccttaagttgaccattgttgccgaatgcaactgatcctaaattttttagtttgagctttgaaaacttcaatttatctccagtcatatgtctggaacatccactatccaacatccattgatccaactcaGCGGGGTCttgtccttcggaaacggatacggatccgtggctttgctcggactccgcctcagactctctctcgcttccggattcgacgatttggtcccgggccattaatgcgagtagactcgtctgttcgagctcgtcgtcgtcgtcctccgatgaagattcgtcccatgttgccttaaggacctttttctttctttgctttttgacctccttcaggttagggcagttggatttgatgtgccctttttggttgcacccgtagcatgtaacttcaaacttcatctttgagttctgtgaCCCTTCCTTCgttttcactgccttctttagatctcttttgttgaagcccttcgtcttgtagagcttctttacgaggtttatcagctcggttgtaatttcaatgtcttcatcgtctgagtctggttcatcttccgactccggttccgtTCTTCGTTGTGATctcgattcccgtgttcgacttgtacctgcaaccaacgcaatacctttcttggttggctgtgtattagtctgctcatgaagttcaaattcacaaaatagttcttctaattttaatgaagacaagtccttggaaactttgtaggcatctaccattgatgcccacaatgtgttccttggaaatgagtttaaagcataccttatgacgtcccgattctctatcttctgcccgattccgtgaagagaattgaggatgtcttggattctcgcatgtagggaattcgccgtctcgccttcctgcatctttagattatataatttattaagtaaaagatctcttttacttaccttggcgtcgttagtgccttcgtggagttcgactagcttttcccagagctcctttgcggaagagaacgggtcgaccctgttgagttcttctttggaaaggccgcactggagggtgcaggtagctttggcgtcggcttccacctttttgattagaggggcgttccacttctcgcagggagttGGTTTGCCatcgtcatcggaaggtagctgaagtcccgtcttaatgatcatccatgtttcgaactggatcttcagatacgtctccattcttcccttccagagaacagtgggggacgaacagtactgaacccctcttgttgagccatttgtaatatgcaacaagaacaacaaaaatatatgttccaagactaagtcttggattagtagtgcgggaataaagaatagtaataataacgagctcgagtggtgttgtaccaacttcgagcaaaagccgattcgataaaagaattagaataaagctataaggctagattctaattgactccgaaaaatataaaataccacgaaaaatttgttttgaaaggtggttgcaccaattcaaaacaaccccgctctgataccaattgtaggatcgaaaagaatttagatatctccacaatagcatgatattgtccactttgggcctaaaccctcatggctttgctcttgggctctacccgaaaggcctcataccaatggagatatcttttctcttataaacccatgatctttcccatgtgtttccaatatgggactatgtttgcaaccttgcaaccccaacatttttggtggccgatGATCAACCACTAACTCCAAAACATCAGATACTCATCTGCGGGCCGCTCGCTAAGGTTTGGGTGGAGGCCCGAGCACGCACCGCAACCATGCCTCCAGGGTTGCTcaccaacagccacatgcaaatGTCCATCGGGGTATGTATACAATGATCCATTCATGATTTTACCTCCGCTCAGCATTAACATTCTTTGGTTTTGCggtagtactgggtggagagcatgGTGATGTGTCAACGTTTTGCCTtcgtggaggacgagctgaagaagctcaaaatcTCTAGTGGTGCATCCTTCTCTCAGGGCCCATCCATTGCCCAATTGCAAGCCGATCTGGAGAAGGCCAATAAACtcctggaggccgagcggaaaaAGTCTGCCGATCAGGCCATCATGCTGGGTCGTCTTGAGACTTAGGTGAAAACCTACGACAAGAAGATTGAGCAGGCTGCCAACAGAAAGAACCGAGCCATAGTAGACCTAGAGTTGAAGAACTAGGAGGCTCGGAAGTTAGACGCGAAGCTCAAGGAGGCGAAGAACTTGCTGACCGTCGAACGGGATAGCCGTTCGGCTAGGGAGGCTGATCTTCAAGGGCAAGTGAGGACCCTTGAAGGTGCTCTGGAGTCCTCCCGCACTGCCCTGAAGACTTACCAGGACGCTGAACCAAACCGCTTCGAGACCATAaagcaagaatacctccgctcggagaaaTTTACTGATAAAGTTGTTAATCAGGTCATCCGGAGTTTCGAGCTGGCCATAACTGGGATGCCCAACTAGTTGCAGGCGAACAAACATATCTCCGACTCTCTGACTGACGACGTCATCGACCGGGCTCAACTGAACGACTCGATGTCGGACGAAGTCTTCGACTATCTCGAGTGAGGAGGGATCTTGTAACCTTTGAATGTTTGACTGTTACTCGGCAACTTTTGGTTTGTTATCAATGGTCATTTTGCAGGTCTTCCTCACATGATTGCTTGTCTATCACAAGGCTTTTGACTATATAGCCCCAAACGGGCTTCATGCTTGCATTTCAATGATAAATTCATCAAGGTCATACCTCTGGGTtctaaggtcgccgctcaaccctagggtttatagtcgcccctCGACtttggggtttatagtcgccgctcgactctggggtttaacgtcgccgctcaacgatttAGTGAAGGCCggagtttaaggttgccgctcgaccattgatggagacctgggtttaacgtcgtcactcgacaATTTGATGAagtctcgggtttaaggtcgtcgctcgaccgttggtggagacctgggtttaacgtcgtcactcgacgaTTTGATAAAGACtctggtttaaggtcgccgctcgaccgtcggtggagacctgggtttaatgttgtcactcgatgatttgatgaagactcgagtttaaggtcgccgctcgaccgtcggtggagacctgggtttaatgtcgtcgctcgacaaTTTGATAaggactcgagtttaaggtcgtcgctcgaccatcggtggagacttgggtttaacatcgccgctcgacgatttgatgaggactcgggtttaaggtcaccgctcgaccgtcggtggagacctgggtttaacgtcgccgctcgacgatttgatgaggACTCGGGTTTAAAGTCaacgctcgaccgtcggtggagacctgggtttaacgttgccgctcgatgatttggctTACCGTTCAGCACGAAATTTGGcaacctttttctttttatttcaatcATGCACTCAAAGGGCACAGGGATAAAGAAAAGTCATTGATTACATCAACGCACCTCTAATCCGTCTCGATATGGCTAGAGATGGTTCACGCTCCACGGACATTCTAATCGTCGTCCGCCCTCATCCTCTAGGTAGTAggtgcccgagcggagcttttccacGATCCTAAAGGGTCCGACCCATAGAGCTTCCAACTTGGTGACATCACCGACCACCTTTACCTTCTTCCACACAAAGTCGCCGACCTGAAATGATCTTGGGATCACCCTTCGATTGTAGGTCTGCCTCATCCTCTGTCGGTAAGCCATAAGCCATGCCTCGttgaccaagtccagctccaggagtctccgctcggcgttatcctCGTCATAGTGATGTATCCGGTCGGACTCTACTCCAACTTCAACGGGGAGGACCGTTTCGCCTCCGTATACCAAGTGAAAGGGGGTTGCTCTCATTCCTTCTTTGGGGATCGTGCAGATCACCGACATCACGCTGGGGAGTTCGTCCACCCATCTCcttcccatatggtcgagccgcgCGCGTAGGATTTGCAatatctcccgattggcgacttctgCCTACCCATTACTCTGAGGATATGCtactgaggtgaaggcctgctaGATGCcatacccctcgcaccattcccTGAGTTCTTGACCAACGAACTATCTcccgttgtccgacacgagccggcaagggatgccgaatcgacaaatgatgtgttgccagatgaacttcttaaCCATCTGTTCGGTTATCCTAGCCAGCGGATCggcttcaacccacttggagaaatagtcgaccgcgaCAAGTAGGAACTTCCATTGATTCGTCGCCATTGGGAAGGgtcccacgatatccataccccattggtcgaacgggcaagacactggAGACGCTTTCATTTCCTTGGTCGACCGATGCAAGAAGGTGTGATACTTCTAACAGGACAAGTAGGTGGCGACTGTCCGATCGGCGTCCTCCTGGAGGGTCGGCTAGAAGTATCCGGCTAGGAGGATCTTCCTTGCTAATGAGCCGTCGCCTGGGTGCCcgccgcaggatccttgatgcatCTCTCGTAGtatgtactcggcatcttccgATTCGACACACTTAAGAAGAGGTCTGGAGAAGGATTTTTTGTAGAGTTGGTCCCCAATCAGAGTGACCGACCAGCTCTTTTCCTCAGTAAGTTGGCCTCTTCCCGATCGAAGGGTGTATCTCTTGACTGCAGAAACTCTATTAGCGCTGCTCTCCAGTCGCTTGGGAAGGTGAGCCCCTCCATCAGATCAATGTGGGCCACCAGGgacacttgctcgatcggctatGATATGACAGTCGGAGATAGAGAGCTGGTCAGCTTGGCCAGCTCGTCCGCGGCCTGATTTCCCGCtcgagggatcttctgtatgacgacCTCCCAGAAGTTGGCCTTCAGCTTTTCAAAAGCCTCAGcatagagcttgagccttgtGTTACTTATCTCGAATGACCCGACCAGCTGTTGAGTGGCTAGTTGTGAATCTGAATGAATTAGGACTTTAAGGGCTCTGACGTGCCGAGCGCCCTGTAGCCCAGCTATAAGCGCTTCATACtcggcttcgttgttggtagcccaATAATTCAGCCGAACGGGCAGTTGCATCCGTTCATCCTGAGGGGAGATGAGCAGTATGCCGATCCCGCTCccctgccgagtggacgacccatccgtATATATTTTCCAGATTGAGTTGGGCTCAGGATTTTGTACCTCCATGATGAAATCCGCCAAAGACTGTGCCTTGATGGTCGATGGgggctgatactggatgtcgaactTGCTAAgctctgttgtccacttgatcagctGTCGGGAAGCCTcaggattgaggaggactctccctAAAGGACTATTGGTCATCACAATGATAGTGTGCGCGAGGAAGTAAGGGCGGGGCCTCCGAGCAATGAGTACTAATCCGAAAGCAAGCTTCACGAGACTAGTGTAGCGGGACTCAtcgtcttttaatatatgacttaggaAATACACTGATTGTTCTTCGCCATTCTGATGGACTAGTGATGAGCCGACAACATGCTCGGTCGAGGCCAGATAGATTCAGAGCAGATCACCTGCAGTTGCTTAGCCAGTGCAGGCAACGAGTTCAGATACGCCTTGAGTTCCTCGAATGCCCGGTCGCactcctcatcccattgaaatttggtggctcagcgcaatatcttgaagaagggcaagctccggtcggatgatttggaaatgaaccaagacAATGCAGTTATCTGACCGGTGAGACGTTGGGCTTCCTTCAGGTTTCTGGTAGGTGACATATCCTATagcgccttcaccttgctaggatttgtttcgattccccgctcggtaaCGATGTAGCCCAGAAATCACCCGCTCTTCACGCGAACAGACACTTGTTCGGATTTAGCTTGATCTCGTACGTCCTCAGCGTCTGGCACGTCTCCGTGATGTCTGCACGTAGATCAGCAACTCGAAGGGACTTAATTAGTATATCGTCCACATATACCTCTATATTGCGGCCGATCTGCCACcgaaacactttgttcatcaatctttgatatgtgGCCCCAACATTCTTCAGTCCAAATGGCATAACATTGTAGCAATACGTATCGTTGGCTGTGATGAAGTGGACCTTCTCTCGATCTTCCCGgatgagcggcacttgatggtatccttgatacgcgtccaacatgcatatcaactcaTATCTGGcagtggagtccaccatctggtcgatccgatgtaggggtagaagtcctttgggcaagccttattgaggtcccggaagtcgatgcagaccctccacttattcccgggcttggagaccagcactacATTGGCAAGCCAGCTAGGGAACTGAACTTcacgtatgtggccgacctccaggagCTTTTCTATCTCTGCTCGGATGATTAATTTCTGCTCAACACTGAAGTCTttcttcctttgctttaccggccgagcgtccgatcgGACGTGCAACTCGTGCTAGGCGACGTTCGGGGAGATGCAGGGCAGTTCATGCGTCGACCATACGAACACTTCGTgattctgctggagacatgcgatcaACTCAGCTTTTTGCTCGACCTCC contains:
- the LOC122029186 gene encoding uncharacterized protein LOC122029186 produces the protein MGRRWVDELPSVMSVICTIPKEGMRATPFHLVYGGETVLPVEVGVESDRIHHYDEDNAERRLLELDLVNEAWLMAYRQRMRQTYNRRVIPRSFQVGDFVWKKVKVVGDVTKLEALWVGPFRIVEKLRSGTYYLEDEGGRRLECPWSVNHL